The following are encoded together in the Lactuca sativa cultivar Salinas chromosome 1, Lsat_Salinas_v11, whole genome shotgun sequence genome:
- the LOC111909203 gene encoding pectinesterase inhibitor, protein MKISLNNPLLFLLSIFLSSSTFTTGDLINEICQQTIDPSLCSNSFHSDPRSTNASLITLGHISIKNAQKSAKAVRKLIHSVSYSGNYTECISLYEDATVNLNKCKKALKAHDYGELNTFVSGAMTDASMCDGSFGRGVQGPPQLKFASIKLQGLCNIILVISNALSGINMPV, encoded by the coding sequence ATGAAAATTTCGCTCAACAACCCTCTCTTGTTTTTGCTCTCGATATTTCTTTCCTCCAGCACTTTCACAACTGGCGACTTAATCAATGAGATTTGCCAACAAACCATTGATCCTTCTTTATGTTCCAACTCTTTTCATTCAGACCCTAGATCAACCAATGCAAGTCTTATAACCCTTGGCCACATCTCCATCAAGAACGCCCAAAAGAGCGCTAAAGCTGTCAGAAAACTTATACATTCCGTCTCATATTCTGGTAACTACACAGAATGCATATCACTCTATGAAGATGCCACTGTCAACCTAAATAAATGCAAGAAAGCTCTTAAAGCACATGACTATGGAGAATTGAATACATTTGTATCTGGTGCTATGACAGATGCTAGCATGTGTGATGGTAGCTTCGGTAGAGGTGTACAAGGGCCACCCCAACTCAAGTTTGCTAGCATAAAGTTACAAGGTTTATGCAATATAATATTAGTCATTTCAAATGCTTTATCAGGAATCAATATGCCCGTTTGA